Proteins encoded within one genomic window of Marinobacter halotolerans:
- a CDS encoding cytochrome b: MNKLLNWVDERLPVVDAWNKHVGKYYAPKNFNVWYFFGSLAMLVLVNQLITGIWLTMSYNPSAEGAFASVEYIMRDVQWGWLLRYLHSTGASAFFVVVYLHMFRALMYGSYQKPRELIWIFGMLIYLVLMAEAFMGYLLPWGQMSYWGAQVIVNLFGAIPVIGDDLSLWIRGDYLISGITLNRFFALHVVALPIVLLGLVVLHILALHEVGSNNPDGIDIKKNKDENGIPKDGIPFHPYYTVHDLMGVGVFFFIFFVVVFFFPEMGGLFLEKPNFQPANPLQTPEHIAPVWYFTPFYAMLRAVTVDFIGLPAKFWGVMVMGGAIAILFVVPWLDRSPVRSMRYKGMLSRSALAIFVLSFIILGYLGLVPATAGRTTVAQILTVFYFLFFLLMPFYTRMEKTKPVPERVTG; the protein is encoded by the coding sequence ATGAACAAGCTACTTAACTGGGTCGACGAGCGGCTACCGGTCGTTGATGCCTGGAATAAGCACGTCGGAAAGTACTACGCGCCGAAAAACTTCAACGTTTGGTATTTTTTTGGCTCTCTGGCCATGCTGGTGCTGGTCAATCAGCTTATCACCGGTATCTGGCTGACCATGAGTTACAACCCCAGCGCGGAGGGCGCCTTTGCTTCCGTTGAGTACATCATGCGGGATGTGCAGTGGGGCTGGCTTCTGCGTTATCTGCATTCCACCGGCGCCTCGGCTTTTTTTGTGGTGGTCTATCTCCACATGTTCCGTGCGCTGATGTACGGCTCCTATCAGAAGCCCAGGGAGTTGATCTGGATCTTCGGCATGCTCATCTATCTTGTGCTGATGGCTGAAGCCTTCATGGGCTATCTTCTGCCCTGGGGCCAGATGTCCTACTGGGGTGCCCAGGTTATTGTGAACCTGTTTGGTGCTATTCCGGTGATCGGTGACGATCTTTCCCTGTGGATTCGTGGTGATTATCTGATCTCGGGTATCACTTTGAACCGCTTCTTTGCGCTACACGTGGTCGCCTTGCCGATTGTTCTGCTAGGCCTGGTGGTTCTTCACATTCTGGCTCTGCATGAAGTTGGTTCCAACAACCCAGACGGTATCGATATCAAGAAGAACAAGGACGAGAACGGTATTCCGAAAGACGGCATCCCTTTCCATCCTTACTACACTGTGCATGACCTGATGGGCGTGGGCGTGTTCTTCTTTATCTTCTTTGTTGTGGTGTTTTTCTTCCCGGAGATGGGCGGTCTGTTCCTTGAGAAACCGAACTTCCAGCCGGCCAACCCCTTGCAGACGCCGGAACACATCGCTCCTGTCTGGTATTTCACGCCTTTCTACGCAATGCTGCGGGCGGTGACCGTTGACTTCATTGGTCTGCCTGCCAAGTTCTGGGGTGTGATGGTAATGGGTGGTGCGATTGCCATTCTGTTTGTCGTGCCCTGGCTCGACCGATCACCGGTCCGTTCCATGCGCTACAAAGGAATGCTGAGTCGCAGTGCCCTGGCGATCTTTGTGTTGAGCTTCATCATTCTTGGTTACCTCGGCCTTGTGCCGGCGACAGCTGGACGCACCACGGTTGCCCAGATCCTGACGGTATTCTATTTCCTCTTCTTTCTTCTCATGCCGTTCTACACGCGGATGGAGAAAACAAAGCCAGTACCAGAAAGGGTGACAGGATAA
- the petA gene encoding ubiquinol-cytochrome c reductase iron-sulfur subunit — translation MNNGDVSQGRRRFLIGATSVVGGVGVVGAAVPFVASWNPSAKAEAAGAPVTVNVSKIEMGQQITVEWRGKPVWLIRRNERMLESIEKLNDVVRDPNSTEPQQPPYIDNIYRSLEPELAVLVGLCTHLGCVPSYRPEVAPADLGEDWLGGLFCPCHGSKYDMAGRVYSAQPAPLNLEVPPYRHDDESNITVGLDPEGAA, via the coding sequence TAATGGCGACGTTAGCCAGGGCAGACGCCGGTTTCTGATCGGTGCCACGTCCGTGGTGGGTGGTGTCGGCGTCGTCGGTGCGGCCGTTCCTTTCGTAGCATCCTGGAATCCCAGTGCAAAAGCGGAAGCAGCCGGTGCACCGGTCACCGTCAATGTCAGCAAGATTGAAATGGGTCAGCAGATTACCGTCGAATGGCGGGGCAAGCCCGTATGGCTTATCCGCCGTAACGAGAGAATGTTGGAGAGCATCGAAAAGCTCAACGACGTTGTGCGTGACCCCAACTCCACCGAGCCCCAGCAGCCCCCCTATATCGATAATATTTATCGCTCTCTGGAACCGGAACTGGCAGTTCTGGTCGGTTTGTGTACCCACCTTGGGTGTGTACCTTCCTATCGGCCGGAAGTAGCCCCGGCTGACCTGGGCGAAGATTGGCTTGGCGGTCTGTTCTGTCCGTGTCACGGTTCCAAGTACGATATGGCCGGCCGCGTTTATTCGGCGCAGCCAGCACCGCTGAACCTGGAGGTGCCACCTTATCGTCATGACGATGAGTCAAACATCACGGTGGGTCTTGATCCCGAGGGGGCAGCGTAA
- a CDS encoding cytochrome c1: MKKLIIGLFISVLPALTLAAGGAVPLDTMEPDHSNDASLQRGAALFTNYCMGCHSMEYARYKRVAEDLDIPQELYEENLIFTGAKIGELMKNSMKSEMAADWFGAAPPDLTLESRVRGEDWIYSYLRGFYKDDSRPLGVNNVVFENVGMPHVMADLQGLCAVEPKIGVDPSVDPLSGDVRNGEICTEWASEGSMSPKEFNAAMYDLTNFLSYMGDPVKLERHRLGMFVLIFVAIFFVFAYLLNREYWKDVH, from the coding sequence ATGAAAAAGCTGATTATTGGTCTTTTCATCTCGGTCCTGCCAGCCCTGACGCTGGCAGCTGGAGGCGCGGTGCCGCTGGACACCATGGAACCTGACCATTCCAACGATGCGTCTCTTCAGCGTGGTGCTGCGCTGTTCACCAACTACTGCATGGGCTGTCATTCCATGGAGTATGCACGCTACAAACGGGTCGCCGAAGATCTCGATATTCCTCAGGAGCTATACGAGGAGAACCTGATCTTTACCGGCGCCAAGATCGGCGAGCTGATGAAGAACTCCATGAAGTCGGAGATGGCGGCGGACTGGTTTGGTGCGGCGCCACCCGATCTCACGCTCGAGTCCCGGGTTCGGGGCGAGGACTGGATCTACTCCTATCTTCGTGGTTTCTACAAGGATGATTCCCGGCCGCTGGGCGTCAACAACGTGGTCTTTGAAAACGTTGGTATGCCCCATGTAATGGCTGATCTGCAGGGATTGTGTGCGGTAGAGCCAAAGATTGGGGTTGATCCCAGTGTTGACCCGCTTAGCGGCGACGTTCGCAATGGCGAGATCTGCACCGAATGGGCTTCAGAGGGAAGCATGTCGCCGAAGGAATTCAACGCCGCGATGTATGACCTCACAAACTTTCTGTCCTATATGGGCGATCCGGTGAAGCTTGAGCGTCACAGGCTTGGCATGTTCGTGCTGATTTTTGTGGCCATCTTCTTCGTCTTCGCCTACCTGCTCAATCGCGAGTACTGGAAGGACGTACACTAA